TCGTCAGGCCCGGGCCGATGATGGCGGCGGCGACCAGGACGAGCATGATGTAGGGGAAGGACATCACCATGTCGGTCACGCGCATGATGAGCATATCCACCCAGCCGCCGAAATAGCCGGACACGAGCCCGAGCACAATGCCGATCGCCACCGCGATGGCGGTGGAGGCGAACCCCACCAGAAGAGAAACGCGCAGCGCATAGAGCAGGCGGCTGAACACCTCCCTGCCGATCTGGTCGGTGCCGAGGAGGAACTGCCGGGTGGGCGGGCTGCTGAATTTCCCGACGATCGCGTTCGGGTCGTACGGCGCGATCAGGGGGGCGAACAGGGCCGCGAGCAGGATCGCCGCGAACACCCAGCTTCCGACCACCGCCAGCTTGTGCCGCCGGAACCGGCGGATCAGGATGTGCGGGTACGTCTCGCCGCCCCGCGGATTTTTTTGCTTTTTCACTTCCGCGCCTCCCTTTACCGGTACTGGATCGTGGGGTCCACGACCGCGTACAGAATATCCGTGACCAGATTCGACACAAGCACGATCACGGCGGAAAGGAGGCTGACTGCCATGATCGTGGGATAATCGCGCGTCATGATGGCGGTCATGGTCAGAAGGCCGAGCCCCGGCCACGAAAACACCTGCTCCACCACAACGGCGCCGCTGAACACCATCGGGATCTGCAGGCCGATCACCGTGACGATCGGGATCAGCGCGTTGCGCATCGCGTGGCGGTGGATCACCCAGAATTCGCGCACGCCCTTTGCGCGCGCGGTGCGCAGGTAATCCTGCTCCAGGATCTCCAGCATGGAGGAGCGGATATAGCGCACGTTCCAGCCCGTCATAAAAGTCGTGAGGACGATGACCGGCAGGATCATATGCCGCAGCACATCCGCTCCTCCGCCGGAAACGCCCAGCGTCGTCATGCCGGAGGACGGCAGAACGTTCAGCTTGACGGTGAACAGGAACACCAGAATCATCGCGAGAAAGAAGTTCGGGATGCTGGTGCCGAGAAACGAGAGCGACACCGCGGTGTAATCCCCCGCGGAATACTGGTGGGTGGCGCTGTACACCCCGATGGGGACGGCCAGAAGAAGGCCGAGCAAGAGCGACGTGCCCATCAGAAGAACTGTCGGCTGAAGGTGGGAGGCGATCATCTCCGCCACCGGCTGGTGGGTCGTGATCGAGTAGCCGAAATTGCCGTGCAGCAGCTCCCTCAGCCAGGAAAAATACTGCAGGTAGACCGGCTGGTTCAGGCCGAGCTGCTCGGCGCGCAGGTCCACGGCGGCCTGGGAGACGCGGGGCCCCATCATCATGGAAAGCGGGGTGCCGGGGGCAAGGCTCATCAGCCCGTAATCGAGAATCGTGATGCCGATCAGAACGGGGATCGCGATCAGGATCCGCTTGACAATATAGCGCGTCATGTCCGTCCCCCCCGTTTTAAGGCTGCCAGGTGACAGGCGGCAAAGTGTTTTTCCCCCGCCGGCAGAAGCGGCGGCTCCGTCTGCCAGGGACAGTCCTTTTCCAGGGGGCACCGCGTGTGGAAGCGGCAGCCTTCCGGCGGGTCGGTGTTCGCCGGCAGCTCGCCGGAAAGGATCACCCGCTCCCGTTCCCGCAGATCCGGATTCACGGCGGGCACCGCGTCGCACAGGGCGCGGGTATAGGGGTGGGCCGGATGTTCGAACAATTCGTCCGCCGGGGCGGTCTCCACGATTTTTCCCAGGTACATCACCGCGATGCGGTCACTGACATAATGCACGGCGTCCAGCCCGTGGCCGATGAACAGATAGGTCAGGCCCAGCTCCCGCTGCAAATCGCGCAGCAGGTTCAGGATCTGCGCCTGAATCGAGACATCCAGCGCGGAGACCGGCTCGTCGCAGACGATCAGGTCGGGCCGCAGGGAGAGGGCGCGGGCGATGCCGATGCGCTGGCGCTGGCCGCCCGAAAACTCGTGGGGGTAGCGGGCTTCGGCGTCTTTCGGGAGCCCCACCAGATCCAGAAGCCGGTCCGTTTCCGCCTGGGCGTCCTGCTTTCCGACAATGCCGTGGTACAGCATGGGCCGTTCCAGAATGTCCCCGATGGTGCGGCGGGGGTTCAGCGACGAGAACGGGTCCTGAAAGATCATCTGCAGCCTGGTGCGCAGCGGGCGCAGGCGCCGGGGCGGCAGGGAGGAGATTTCGGCGCCCTCGAACACGATCTTTCCTTCGGTCGGCCGCTCCAGGCCCACGATCTGCCGGCCGACGGTGGATTTTCCGCATCCGGACTCCCCCACAAGGCCGAGGGTCTCCCCCCGGTAAATGGAAAGGTCCACGCCATCCACCGCCCGGACGGACGGCTTTCCGGGGCGCGGGGCCCCGCCCCGCAGCGGGTAATATTTTTTCAGGCCCGTCGCGGCGACGACGGGCTTTTTCGATTCCTCGTTCCGATTCTCATCCAAAGGCACGCTGTTTCTCCTCTCCCAGAGCGGCGGCGGTTTCCGCGCTCAGATTTTCCCAGTCCTTCCCGGCGCGCCGGCATCTTGCGGCGCGCCCGTCTTTCAGATTTTTCAGCTCCTGCGGCTCGCGGCATTCCGGCTGCGCAAAGGGACAGCGGTCGAAAAACCGGCACCCGGAAATCTGCTGATAATGCTCCGGGACCACCCCGCCGATGGAGATCAGGCGGCTGTGCTTCCCCTTGTGGATGCCGGGCACGGAGCGGAGGAGCGCATAGGTATAGGGATGCGCTGGGCGGTGGAAGAGGCTGAACACGTCGGCCTCTTCCACGACCTGCCCGGCGTACATCACGAGCACGCTGTCCGCCGTTTCCGCGACCAGCCCGATGTCGTGGGTGATCAGGATCACGGAGAGGCCGAGCTTGCGGCGAAGGTCTTTCAGAAGGCGGACGATCTGCGCCTGGATCGTCACATCCAGCGCGGTGGTCGGCTCATCCGCGATCAAGAGCTTCGGGTCGCCGGAAAGCGCCATGGCGATCATCATGCGCTGGCGCATGCCGCCGGAAAGCGTGTGTGGGTATTTTTTCATCAGCCCGGCGGAAAGCCCCACTTGCTCCATCTTATGCGCGGCCCTCTCGCGTGCGTCCTTTTTGGAAAGGCCGCTGTGAAGGCGGATAGCCTCGGTGAGCTGATTGCCGACCGTGAAAACAGGGTTCAGCGACGTCATGGCATCCTGAAAGATCATCGCGAGCGTGTTGCCTCGGATTTTGTTGAGCTGCGCTTCATCCATACGCAGCAGGTCCTGCCCGTCGAACCGGATGCTTCCGCCGGTGACGCGGGCATTTTTCGGCAGAAGCCCCATGATCGAAAGGGCCGTGACGCTTTTTCCGCATCCGGATTCCCCGACGATGCAGAGCACCTTTCCCGGGTCTGCGTGAAAGCTGACGCGGTCCAGCGCTTGAATCCGGCTTTCGCCGGACCCGAATTCCATCTGCAGGTCATTTACTTCCAGCAAAGGCTGCAAATCGCAATTCCCCCTGTTTTCCGTGATAAAGGCAAGGGAGGCCCGCCTTGGGCGGCCTCCCGTTTGTTTTGTAAGAAACGGTTTTACTGCTTGACCTCCCACTTTTCCACGTTCAGGAAAGTCCCGTACAGGTGGGGCTCCGCATTGACCAGACGTTTGCTGCACGCGCCCAGCGAGCGGACGACGTAGGCCGAGAACAGCGGAACATCCTGCTGCATGATCGTGTCCACGCGGGAATAGATCTTCTTGAATTCCGCGTCGTCCTTCGTCTGCTGCGTTTTGGCGAGTAGGCTGTCGATCTCCTTGTTGGAGTAGCCCAGGTAATTTCCTGTGCCGACCAGCCACTGCATATCAGCGGAGGGGTCGATCGGCGCGATGGTGTACTGGATCGCGTAAAGGTCGAAATCGCCCGCCTGCACCTTCGCGAACAGGGAGTTGAAATCAACGGTCGTGATTTTCACCTTGATTCCCACCTGGGCAAGCGAGGCGGCGATGACGCTGCCGGCCTGCACCAGCGTGGTGTCGCCCGAGTTGACGAGGAAGTTCAGCTCCTTGGAGCTGTCCCACCCGGCTTCCTTTACAAGCGCCTTCGCTTTTTCGGGGTCGTATTCCGTGGGCTTGATCGAGGAGTCGTAATAGGGGCCGTAGCTGGAAAGGAATCCGTCGACCACTTCGCCGCTGCCCTTGAGCAGGTCGCTGACGAGCTGCTCGCGGTTGATCGCGTACAGGATCGCCTGGCGCACTTTGGCGTTCGGGACAGATTTGTTGTTGATGAACACCAGCTCATTTGTCAGGGGCTGCTCCAGCGTGGCCTTCACATTTTCAAGGGACTGGATATTCTGGTAGTCCTCCTGAGGGATCACGCCGGTCGTCTGCTGCACGAAGTCGATTTCCCCGGACTTCAGGCCCGCGTAAAGCTGGCTGCCCTGTACGATCTTGATGTTGAGCTTGTCGATCTTCGGCGCGCCCAGAAAATATTTCTTGTTCGCCTGATAAGAGATATAGTGGTCCTTGTCGAAATCCACCAGCGTGAACGGCCCGCTGACGACGCTGGGCTTGTTGAAGAAGTCGTTGTTCGCAAGCTTGTCGACCGGAACATCGCCCAGAACGTGCTTGGGCAGCACCATCAGGTACCGCAGGTAGGAATTTTCAAAGGTGGGGAGCGCGATCTTTTCCTTCGCGACGAATTTCACCGTATGGTCGTCCACCTTGATAAGGCCGCCGACGGATTCGGCGCCATCCGGCGAGAACCCATCCGCCGAGAAGCCGACGAGCTTGGAATACCCCGCCATATAGGTGTTCCCGACCGTCTTGTTGGTCAGGCGCAGAACGGTGAAGATGACGTCGTCCGCCGTAACGGGCTTTCCGTCGGACCATACGGCGTTATCCCTCAGCTTTACCGTAAAGGTCAGATTGTCGTCGGTCGTGACCGATTCCGCGAGCTGACCCTGGAATTTCAGGTTGCTGTCCAGCTCCACCAGAGGCAGGAACAGAAGGCCGGTGGCGTACTTGTTGAGCTCGCCTCCATCCTGAAGCAGGGGGTTGAGCGTGCGCAGGGCATCCGTGACGCCGATATTGACGATCTTTTCGCCGCCGGAAGCGGCGGGGCTGTCGCTTTTGGCCGTCTTTTCACCCGA
This window of the Ruminococcaceae bacterium BL-6 genome carries:
- the appC gene encoding oligopeptide ABC transporter (permease) (Evidence 2a : Function from experimental evidences in other organisms; PubMedId : 7997159, 15849754, 16850406, 26728191; Product type t : transporter); translated protein: MKKQKNPRGGETYPHILIRRFRRHKLAVVGSWVFAAILLAALFAPLIAPYDPNAIVGKFSSPPTRQFLLGTDQIGREVFSRLLYALRVSLLVGFASTAIAVAIGIVLGLVSGYFGGWVDMLIMRVTDMVMSFPYIMLVLVAAAIIGPGLTNIILILGFVNWPSVARLVRGNVLSLKESEFVQNSVVQGMPTRFLLFSEILPNTIAPVLVYATSSIAGAMLDEAALSFLGLGVQPPTASLGNMLNGAQSLTILTSKPWLWVPPGVLIVLLVLIVSFIGDALRDASDPHDAR
- the appB gene encoding oligopeptide ABC transporter (permease) (Evidence 2a : Function from experimental evidences in other organisms; PubMedId : 7997159, 15849754, 16850406, 26728191; Product type t : transporter), which gives rise to MTRYIVKRILIAIPVLIGITILDYGLMSLAPGTPLSMMMGPRVSQAAVDLRAEQLGLNQPVYLQYFSWLRELLHGNFGYSITTHQPVAEMIASHLQPTVLLMGTSLLLGLLLAVPIGVYSATHQYSAGDYTAVSLSFLGTSIPNFFLAMILVFLFTVKLNVLPSSGMTTLGVSGGGADVLRHMILPVIVLTTFMTGWNVRYIRSSMLEILEQDYLRTARAKGVREFWVIHRHAMRNALIPIVTVIGLQIPMVFSGAVVVEQVFSWPGLGLLTMTAIMTRDYPTIMAVSLLSAVIVLVSNLVTDILYAVVDPTIQYR
- the appF gene encoding oligopeptide ABC transporter (ATP-binding protein) (Evidence 2a : Function from experimental evidences in other organisms; PubMedId : 7997159, 25755103, 26728191, 22720735; Product type t : transporter), giving the protein MPLDENRNEESKKPVVAATGLKKYYPLRGGAPRPGKPSVRAVDGVDLSIYRGETLGLVGESGCGKSTVGRQIVGLERPTEGKIVFEGAEISSLPPRRLRPLRTRLQMIFQDPFSSLNPRRTIGDILERPMLYHGIVGKQDAQAETDRLLDLVGLPKDAEARYPHEFSGGQRQRIGIARALSLRPDLIVCDEPVSALDVSIQAQILNLLRDLQRELGLTYLFIGHGLDAVHYVSDRIAVMYLGKIVETAPADELFEHPAHPYTRALCDAVPAVNPDLRERERVILSGELPANTDPPEGCRFHTRCPLEKDCPWQTEPPLLPAGEKHFAACHLAALKRGGRT
- the appD gene encoding oligopeptide ABC transporter (ATP-binding protein) (Evidence 2a : Function from experimental evidences in other organisms; PubMedId : 7997159, 25755103, 26728191; Product type t : transporter), whose protein sequence is MQPLLEVNDLQMEFGSGESRIQALDRVSFHADPGKVLCIVGESGCGKSVTALSIMGLLPKNARVTGGSIRFDGQDLLRMDEAQLNKIRGNTLAMIFQDAMTSLNPVFTVGNQLTEAIRLHSGLSKKDARERAAHKMEQVGLSAGLMKKYPHTLSGGMRQRMMIAMALSGDPKLLIADEPTTALDVTIQAQIVRLLKDLRRKLGLSVILITHDIGLVAETADSVLVMYAGQVVEEADVFSLFHRPAHPYTYALLRSVPGIHKGKHSRLISIGGVVPEHYQQISGCRFFDRCPFAQPECREPQELKNLKDGRAARCRRAGKDWENLSAETAAALGEEKQRAFG
- a CDS encoding ABC transporter substrate-binding protein encodes the protein MRMKKRKFSRAVSLFLAAALLFSVAGCAGNSGEKTAKSDSPAASGGEKIVNIGVTDALRTLNPLLQDGGELNKYATGLLFLPLVELDSNLKFQGQLAESVTTDDNLTFTVKLRDNAVWSDGKPVTADDVIFTVLRLTNKTVGNTYMAGYSKLVGFSADGFSPDGAESVGGLIKVDDHTVKFVAKEKIALPTFENSYLRYLMVLPKHVLGDVPVDKLANNDFFNKPSVVSGPFTLVDFDKDHYISYQANKKYFLGAPKIDKLNIKIVQGSQLYAGLKSGEIDFVQQTTGVIPQEDYQNIQSLENVKATLEQPLTNELVFINNKSVPNAKVRQAILYAINREQLVSDLLKGSGEVVDGFLSSYGPYYDSSIKPTEYDPEKAKALVKEAGWDSSKELNFLVNSGDTTLVQAGSVIAASLAQVGIKVKITTVDFNSLFAKVQAGDFDLYAIQYTIAPIDPSADMQWLVGTGNYLGYSNKEIDSLLAKTQQTKDDAEFKKIYSRVDTIMQQDVPLFSAYVVRSLGACSKRLVNAEPHLYGTFLNVEKWEVKQ